The Terriglobus tenax genome contains a region encoding:
- a CDS encoding TolC family protein, protein MNLRHLQATASIALLLMGPAVQYAAAQQQQTVPGGGTPAQAQANNTLPAVPEPKLTEPLFLRDTAKDYAQPKSHIFKPWAPYTPINVGEPRLGNTPRLEQLLRDGKIYLSLSDAVMLALENNYDIAIFRLNLDIADTDLLRARAGATLRGVSSGLVSNTLGGTTTTISGGGGPGGTTTAAGAAGAGASGLVLSTNGAGPVPTSFDPVLTSTIQLERAKSPQTTNVITGTYSLNQATNTYNFGYTQGFITGTTATASFNNTRTSNNNTRSPYNPQLQSTMQFRLQQHLLQGFGPSINGRFIVQAKNNRRIVDSAFRQQVISTVTQVESIYWALVSAYEDVQAKTRALDQSTKLASDNRKQLEIGTLAPLDIVNSDSAVSTDKQALITSQSNLEYQQLLIKQAIARSTNDQQIALAPVVPTDRVSLDRIPEEDVQIEDLVKQAYVNNPQIEQAMLAMKNNEISIKALKNGLLPTVDVYGFYGASTLGGGQNPRCSSTNGCTQLGTRNYGDVFTGLFDSSNPDKGVGLAINIPIRNRVAQADQARSQMELRQSQMRLQQLYTQMRMLVTNAQFALTNDRAAVQSAQAARDYQAQSLDSEQKKYRLGASTTANVLQQERNLATAENSLISATAAYARDRASLYQLLANTMDRYGISLVDAANGTMSQAPVIPGLTAPKAPEPPKPLTPQP, encoded by the coding sequence GTGAATTTGAGACATCTGCAAGCCACCGCGAGCATTGCATTGCTCCTGATGGGACCCGCCGTACAGTATGCTGCCGCACAACAGCAGCAGACCGTCCCCGGAGGCGGAACGCCCGCGCAGGCACAGGCCAACAACACACTTCCGGCCGTGCCGGAACCCAAGCTCACGGAGCCTCTCTTCCTTCGCGACACGGCTAAGGACTACGCCCAGCCCAAGAGTCACATCTTTAAGCCCTGGGCTCCGTATACCCCCATCAATGTCGGCGAGCCGCGCCTGGGCAATACCCCGCGCCTCGAACAACTGCTGCGCGACGGAAAGATCTATCTCTCGCTCTCCGATGCCGTCATGCTGGCGCTTGAGAACAACTACGACATCGCCATCTTCCGCCTGAACCTCGACATCGCGGACACCGACCTTCTGCGTGCTCGTGCTGGCGCCACCCTGCGCGGCGTCTCGTCCGGTCTGGTCTCAAACACCCTCGGCGGAACCACCACTACGATCAGCGGTGGCGGCGGCCCTGGTGGCACCACCACGGCAGCCGGTGCAGCCGGCGCCGGCGCATCCGGTCTCGTGCTTTCCACCAATGGTGCCGGCCCGGTTCCTACCAGCTTCGACCCCGTCCTGACCTCGACCATCCAGCTTGAGCGCGCCAAGAGCCCGCAGACCACCAACGTCATCACCGGCACCTACTCCCTGAACCAGGCCACAAACACCTACAACTTCGGCTATACCCAGGGGTTCATTACCGGTACCACGGCTACGGCGAGCTTCAACAACACCCGCACTTCGAATAACAACACCCGTTCGCCCTACAACCCGCAGCTGCAGTCCACCATGCAGTTCCGCCTGCAGCAGCACCTGCTCCAGGGCTTTGGCCCGTCCATCAACGGACGCTTTATCGTACAGGCGAAGAACAATCGCCGTATCGTCGATTCAGCCTTCCGTCAGCAGGTCATCTCTACGGTTACCCAGGTGGAAAGCATCTACTGGGCTCTCGTCTCCGCCTACGAGGACGTTCAGGCCAAGACTCGCGCCCTTGACCAGTCCACCAAGCTGGCTTCGGACAACCGCAAGCAGCTTGAGATCGGAACCCTGGCGCCGCTCGACATCGTGAACTCGGATTCGGCGGTTTCGACGGACAAGCAGGCGCTGATCACCTCGCAGTCCAACCTCGAGTACCAGCAGTTGCTCATCAAGCAGGCCATTGCGCGCAGCACCAATGATCAGCAGATCGCCTTGGCGCCCGTAGTGCCGACCGACCGCGTCAGCCTCGACCGCATTCCGGAAGAGGATGTGCAGATCGAAGACCTGGTCAAGCAGGCCTACGTCAATAATCCGCAGATCGAGCAGGCCATGCTGGCCATGAAGAACAACGAGATCTCGATCAAGGCCTTGAAGAACGGCTTGCTTCCGACGGTCGATGTCTATGGCTTCTATGGAGCCTCAACCCTGGGCGGCGGCCAGAATCCGCGCTGCTCCTCCACGAATGGTTGCACTCAGCTCGGAACCCGCAACTACGGCGATGTCTTCACCGGACTCTTCGACTCCTCTAACCCCGATAAGGGAGTGGGCCTTGCCATCAACATTCCCATCCGCAACCGCGTTGCCCAGGCTGACCAGGCCCGCTCGCAGATGGAATTGCGCCAGTCACAGATGCGTCTGCAGCAGCTCTACACGCAGATGCGCATGCTGGTCACCAACGCGCAGTTCGCTCTGACCAATGACCGCGCTGCCGTGCAGTCTGCCCAGGCGGCCCGTGATTACCAGGCCCAGTCCCTGGACTCCGAGCAGAAGAAGTACCGCCTCGGAGCCTCCACCACCGCCAACGTCCTGCAGCAGGAGCGTAACCTGGCCACGGCGGAAAACAGTCTGATCTCGGCCACGGCCGCTTATGCCCGTGACCGCGCTTCGCTCTATCAGTTGCTGGCGAACACGATGGACCGTTACGGAATCTCGCTTGTCGATGCTGCCAACGGCACCATGAGCCAGGCTCCGGTGATCCCCGGCCTGACGGCTCCCAAGGCTCCTGAGCCGCCCAAGCCGCTTACGCCGCAGCCGTAA
- the truA gene encoding tRNA pseudouridine(38-40) synthase TruA has protein sequence MASSRNLWKLTVSYDGGDFHGWQVQPGLRTVQGLLADAIRKVTGEEVLPQGSGRTDAGVHAIGQVVSVKLEAGIPPQNLLRAVNRALPTSVRVMQAELAPEGFHARHSARGKTYEYRIFVRRDAGMREERICSPLMARYVWDCRWPLDMALMQEAAAAVVGEMDFSSFAANDPDASVRQGGAPPSMVRTIFSSEWRREDNLLIYRVRGNGFLHHMVRNLVGTFVEVGCGRMSVPQVGAILTAKDRSTAGPTAPARGLFLVEVEY, from the coding sequence ATGGCCTCTTCTCGGAATCTCTGGAAGCTGACCGTGAGCTACGACGGTGGTGATTTTCACGGCTGGCAGGTGCAGCCCGGTCTGCGGACGGTGCAGGGTCTGCTGGCGGACGCCATTCGCAAGGTAACGGGTGAAGAGGTCCTGCCACAGGGGTCGGGGCGGACGGATGCAGGGGTTCATGCGATTGGCCAGGTGGTGTCGGTCAAGCTGGAGGCTGGGATCCCCCCGCAGAACCTGTTGCGTGCGGTGAATCGCGCGCTGCCAACGAGCGTGCGGGTGATGCAGGCCGAGTTGGCTCCCGAAGGGTTTCATGCGCGGCATTCGGCGCGTGGTAAGACCTATGAGTACCGCATCTTTGTCCGGCGGGATGCCGGGATGCGCGAGGAGCGGATCTGCTCTCCGCTGATGGCTCGTTATGTATGGGACTGCCGCTGGCCGCTGGATATGGCCCTGATGCAGGAGGCCGCCGCGGCGGTGGTGGGCGAAATGGACTTCAGCTCATTTGCCGCGAACGATCCGGACGCGTCTGTCCGCCAGGGCGGAGCTCCGCCGTCAATGGTCCGGACGATCTTCAGCTCGGAATGGCGGCGGGAAGACAACCTGCTGATCTACCGCGTGCGTGGCAACGGATTTCTGCACCACATGGTGCGCAACCTGGTGGGAACGTTTGTCGAGGTGGGCTGCGGGCGCATGTCTGTGCCCCAGGTGGGGGCGATTCTTACGGCGAAGGACCGGTCAACCGCTGGACCCACCGCGCCGGCGCGCGGGCTGTTTCTGGTTGAGGTGGAGTATTGA
- a CDS encoding M20/M25/M40 family metallo-hydrolase yields MRANQRIVELAGRREVHAAFQWLHLQEQRLLNWQMEILRIPAPPYKEARRAAWMRERFIELGLERVQVDAEGNVLGEIPGLVSDGPVTMLSAHLDTVFPEEVLPEPRLEEGRLHAPGAADNVAGLTGLLGLAAAMKTAGLVPRQTVLFVANVGEEAEGNLRGMRHLFFRSEYASRIRATICLEGAGIEGVVVGGIGSRRLEATITGPGGHSWTEAGTPNPVVVLSRAIAKIDKIRVPRQPRTTWNIGRIEGGMSVTSIPERVSCLIDLRSVDADELISLEVQVHRALEDAVLDANENAGERRLGLQIRTIGDRPAGELSKESSLLETVRAVDRHLRLRTELRIGSTDANVPLALGREAIAVGAGGVAGGIHTLAEWFEPAGRELALRRALLIVLDAAGQV; encoded by the coding sequence ATGCGCGCGAACCAGCGGATCGTAGAGCTGGCGGGACGGCGCGAAGTGCATGCCGCTTTCCAGTGGCTCCACCTGCAGGAACAGCGGCTGCTGAACTGGCAGATGGAAATTTTGCGGATTCCCGCGCCTCCTTATAAGGAAGCGCGGCGCGCCGCGTGGATGCGGGAGCGCTTTATAGAGCTCGGCCTGGAGCGAGTGCAGGTGGACGCCGAGGGCAACGTCCTGGGAGAGATTCCCGGTCTGGTGAGCGATGGACCGGTGACGATGCTGTCGGCACATCTGGACACGGTGTTTCCGGAGGAAGTGCTGCCGGAACCCCGGCTGGAAGAGGGCCGCCTGCATGCTCCCGGAGCCGCGGACAACGTCGCGGGGCTGACGGGGCTGCTTGGACTGGCGGCTGCCATGAAGACGGCGGGACTTGTTCCGCGGCAGACGGTTCTGTTTGTGGCCAACGTGGGCGAGGAGGCAGAGGGCAACCTGCGCGGGATGCGCCACCTGTTTTTCCGGTCGGAGTATGCGTCCCGCATCCGCGCGACGATTTGCCTGGAAGGCGCGGGAATCGAAGGCGTGGTGGTGGGCGGTATTGGGAGCCGGAGGCTGGAGGCAACGATTACCGGGCCGGGCGGCCATTCGTGGACGGAGGCTGGAACTCCGAACCCGGTGGTGGTGCTGAGCCGGGCGATCGCGAAGATCGACAAGATCCGCGTGCCGCGCCAGCCGCGGACAACATGGAATATCGGCAGGATTGAAGGCGGCATGTCGGTGACGTCGATCCCGGAGCGTGTGAGCTGCCTGATTGACCTGCGGTCGGTGGATGCGGACGAGCTGATCTCACTGGAGGTCCAGGTGCACCGCGCGTTGGAAGATGCGGTGCTGGACGCCAATGAGAATGCCGGGGAACGGCGGCTTGGGTTGCAGATCCGTACGATTGGCGACCGTCCTGCGGGCGAGCTGTCCAAAGAGTCTTCCCTGCTGGAGACGGTGCGTGCGGTGGACCGGCATCTGCGGCTCAGGACGGAGCTCAGGATCGGTTCGACCGACGCGAATGTGCCGCTGGCGCTGGGACGCGAAGCGATTGCGGTGGGTGCGGGCGGCGTAGCGGGCGGCATTCATACGCTTGCCGAATGGTTTGAGCCGGCCGGGCGCGAACTGGCTCTGCGCCGTGCGTTGCTGATTGTGCTGGACGCCGCCGGGCAGGTTTAG
- a CDS encoding thioredoxin domain-containing protein, translating into MSHEPNALASASSAYLRSAIHQPVRWHPWSPEAFDRAARENKPILLDIGAVWCHWCHVMDRESYENPETAAVINEHFVAIKVDRDERPDVDTRYQAAVSAISGQGGWPLTAFLTPEGKPFFGGTYFPPQDQFGRPGFQRVLLTMAQAFHEKPQDVFESASSVMEAIEQNETFSGRGARVSADLVTKMTTAITGMYDARHGGFGSQPKFPHSTAIDLLLDAATRPGADEKILSSALGTLSAISRGGIYDHLAGGFHRYSVDEQWIVPHFEKMLYDNAGLLANYAHAFQSFAEPEAARVARETILWVDTWLSDRENGGFYASQDADINLDDDGDYFTWTVDEARAVLTPDELKIAASFYDIGDVGDMQHNTAKNVLHVRHLLPQIAQQARISLEEARSLLVSAKKKLYGARMQRPTPYIDKTIYTGWNAMMISAYIDTGRSLALPPAIHFALRTLDRILAAAWNPEAELSHVVAYADGSTPAAPVPAVLDDYAFLAASCLDAWECSGNLKYYLAAKQITDYVLAHFWDAAGLGFFDIPATGEPLLGALSARRKPLQDAPTPAANSTMASVLVRLEALTGNAEYRDRAFDTLETFGGIVEHFGLYAASYGLALQRLVQPSAQVVIVGEDDAAKMLEIAALSRYSVSKSVIKITFSQLDALPPALAGTIPNLPGLEAGRSVAIVCAGKTCHPPVSDPESLLELLNQSL; encoded by the coding sequence ATGTCTCACGAGCCGAACGCCCTCGCATCTGCCTCCTCCGCCTATCTCCGTTCCGCCATTCACCAGCCGGTCCGCTGGCATCCCTGGAGCCCGGAGGCCTTCGATCGCGCTGCCCGCGAGAACAAGCCCATCCTGCTCGACATCGGCGCCGTCTGGTGCCATTGGTGCCACGTCATGGACCGCGAGTCCTACGAGAATCCCGAGACCGCGGCCGTTATCAACGAGCACTTCGTTGCCATTAAGGTTGACCGCGATGAGCGTCCTGACGTCGATACACGCTACCAGGCCGCCGTCTCCGCCATCAGTGGACAAGGCGGGTGGCCGCTGACCGCGTTCCTGACCCCGGAAGGGAAGCCGTTCTTCGGTGGAACCTACTTCCCGCCGCAGGACCAGTTCGGCCGGCCCGGCTTCCAGCGCGTCCTGCTCACCATGGCTCAGGCTTTCCATGAAAAGCCGCAGGATGTCTTCGAGTCGGCCTCCTCTGTCATGGAGGCCATCGAACAGAACGAGACCTTCTCCGGCCGCGGAGCCCGTGTCAGCGCCGATCTGGTCACCAAGATGACCACCGCCATCACCGGCATGTACGATGCCCGCCATGGCGGATTCGGATCGCAGCCCAAGTTCCCGCACTCCACCGCCATTGACCTGCTGCTGGACGCCGCCACACGCCCCGGCGCGGATGAAAAGATCCTCTCCTCAGCCCTCGGCACCCTCAGCGCCATCTCGCGCGGCGGTATTTACGACCACCTGGCCGGCGGCTTCCACCGCTACTCGGTCGACGAGCAGTGGATCGTCCCGCACTTCGAGAAGATGCTCTACGACAACGCGGGTCTGCTGGCCAACTACGCCCATGCGTTTCAGAGCTTCGCCGAACCCGAGGCCGCCCGCGTCGCCCGCGAAACCATTCTCTGGGTCGATACGTGGCTCTCCGACCGCGAGAACGGCGGTTTTTATGCCTCGCAGGATGCTGATATTAACCTGGACGACGACGGCGACTACTTCACCTGGACCGTCGATGAGGCCCGCGCCGTTCTTACGCCCGACGAACTGAAGATCGCCGCGTCGTTCTACGACATTGGCGACGTGGGCGACATGCAGCACAACACCGCAAAGAACGTTTTGCATGTTCGTCACCTGCTCCCGCAGATCGCCCAGCAGGCGCGCATCTCTCTCGAAGAGGCAAGATCGCTTCTGGTTTCCGCAAAAAAGAAGCTCTATGGCGCGCGCATGCAGCGCCCTACGCCTTATATCGACAAGACCATCTATACCGGATGGAACGCCATGATGATCTCGGCGTACATCGATACGGGCCGTTCGCTGGCTCTTCCTCCGGCCATCCACTTCGCCCTCAGGACGCTGGACCGTATCCTGGCCGCGGCCTGGAACCCCGAGGCCGAACTCTCCCACGTCGTCGCGTATGCCGACGGCTCCACACCGGCCGCGCCTGTTCCGGCAGTGCTCGACGACTATGCTTTTCTGGCTGCATCTTGTCTGGATGCATGGGAATGCAGCGGAAACCTGAAGTACTATCTTGCAGCAAAGCAGATTACCGACTACGTTCTCGCCCATTTCTGGGATGCTGCCGGACTCGGCTTTTTCGACATTCCAGCCACCGGGGAGCCGCTTCTTGGAGCGCTTTCCGCGCGGCGCAAGCCGCTTCAGGACGCTCCGACGCCTGCCGCCAATTCCACCATGGCTTCCGTGCTGGTCCGGCTGGAAGCTTTGACTGGCAATGCGGAGTACCGCGACCGAGCTTTCGATACGCTGGAGACCTTCGGCGGCATCGTGGAGCACTTCGGGCTCTATGCCGCCAGCTACGGTCTGGCGCTGCAACGGCTGGTGCAGCCCTCCGCGCAGGTGGTGATTGTGGGCGAAGATGATGCCGCAAAGATGCTCGAAATTGCCGCTTTAAGCCGCTATTCGGTGTCAAAAAGCGTCATTAAAATCACTTTTTCGCAGCTTGATGCGCTTCCTCCGGCACTTGCCGGAACCATTCCGAACCTTCCGGGGCTTGAGGCTGGCCGCAGTGTTGCCATTGTCTGCGCGGGCAAAACCTGCCATCCGCCGGTCTCCGATCCTGAGAGTCTGCTGGAACTGCTGAACCAGTCTCTCTAG